DNA sequence from the Candidatus Aegiribacteria sp. genome:
ATACTGCACCGGTTGAACCAGAACCACCTCAGGTGCCTGATACTGTCTCAGCGGATCTTGAAGAAGCTGAGGAAGAAGCAGAGGAAATCGTAAAAGGAGGGCTCTTTTCTGAAATAGCTCTGTTCTTCCGCTCCGGCGGCCCCGCAATGTGGGTTATTCTCATTTTCCTTTCCATTGGTATTGCGATCGTCATTGAGAGGATGATATTTCTTTTCGGTGTGGCAGATATGAAACCTGAAAGATTCATGGGAAGAATCGCAGATTTCATAAGAAAAGGAAGTATCGAGGGTGCAATTGCATCCTGTGCTGACAAGAGCGCACCACTGGCACGAATTATAGAAGCCGCACTCCGAAATTATCGAAACACCGAGCGGGATATTCAGAACGCTGTTGATGAAATGGCACTTGCGGAATTACCGAGATTAAATGCGCGTACGGGATATCTTGCCATGCTTGCCAACGTATCAACAATGGTGGGGCTTCTTGGAACAATCTTCGGATTGATTGCGGCGTTTGAATCAGTCGCGGCTGCGGATCCTGCAGAAAAGAGCATAATGCTCGCAAACGGTATTTCCATGGCAATGAGTACGACCGCATTCGGACTTATATCTGCTATTCCACTTCTCATTGCGCATTCCTTCCTAACTGCAAAAACAGACAACCTTATTGATGACATCGACAGATACTCTGTCATGGTCATCAATATGCTTGCACAGGCGAGAAAGGAAGGCTGATGGCACAGGCAGCGACTGGTAGAAGTCATAGAGTCAGGCATGTACCGGAGCTTGATCTCCTCCCGGTAATGAACTTGTTCTGCGTGATAATACCATTCCTGCTTCTTAGCGCATCATTCCTTGAAATAACCGTTATTGAGATGTGCCCCACGGAAGGTATAAGTGCCTCTGGAGCCGGAACAACAAGCCTTGCTCGTTCTGAAGAACAACTTCTACAACCGAAAGTGATAATTACCAATGAAGAGATGTTTCTTGGTACTGTCTTCGGAACCCGACATGTGAGTTATGTTCATATGATAAACCATGATGGGGAAACCGTGCCCACATATGATTTCGATTCGCTTTCAGAGGCTCTCAAAAACCTCAGGGAGGAACTTGATGAAGCGTTCCCAACAATTCCGGTTAACAAGATCATCATTCTCACAGTTGATAATATTCGCTATGAAAATATAATCAAAACAATTGACGTTTGTACAGAACACGAGTTCGACCAGCCGGGTCTTCAGGTTGCGGCCTATAGTATTCTCCAGAGACAGATTGCTGCTGGAGTTGCTGGAGGTGAGTGATTATGAGTAGCCCACCAACCAAACGACACGTTCCCCTGATGCTTGGATATAAGAAAAGCAAAGCATTGCTCAGGGGAAAGGACAAAAAAGTCAGACTGAATCTTACTGCATTGATTGATATGTTCACCATTCTTGTTGTCTTTCTTCTCAAGAGCTATAGCGCTGAAGGGCAGATAGTAACACTCAGTGATGCCCTTACTCTTCCTGAGTCAAGAGCCGAGCAGACTGTGGAACTCTTTCTGGAGATTATTGTTACCAACGATGCGATAGTGGTTGATGGTGATCCCATCGTGTATGTTGATGAAGCGGTTCTCAGCGAGGGTAATCCGATTCCTGTCCTTGTAGAAAGGCTTTCCGATCATTTGGAATACACAAGGCTTATACGCGGTATAACAGATGAGAAGGAAATGAAGGTCAACATACAGGGTGACGTTGCTGTGCAGGCTATTCTTCTCCAAAGGGTCATGAGCAGCTGTGCTGTCGCCGGCTATGCTACCCAGAACTTGACTGTAATCAAGGTGGAAGGTGAAGAAGAATGACACCCAGAAAGGATGAAGAAAGAAAAATTCTCGCAATCGCAATAATGCGGGATGGCAAGGTTGTTGGTAAATTAACACCCGGATCGGAGCCAGTCAGGCTAGGTACCGGATACAACAACCATATTGTAATCGAAGGTGAAAACCTGCCGGACAGCATGGCGTT
Encoded proteins:
- a CDS encoding MotA/TolQ/ExbB proton channel family protein; the encoded protein is MRRISLPLLLVLSMFLFSGIVSAQTIDASSETGVSADSTISDSTIVEENTAPVEPEPPQVPDTVSADLEEAEEEAEEIVKGGLFSEIALFFRSGGPAMWVILIFLSIGIAIVIERMIFLFGVADMKPERFMGRIADFIRKGSIEGAIASCADKSAPLARIIEAALRNYRNTERDIQNAVDEMALAELPRLNARTGYLAMLANVSTMVGLLGTIFGLIAAFESVAAADPAEKSIMLANGISMAMSTTAFGLISAIPLLIAHSFLTAKTDNLIDDIDRYSVMVINMLAQARKEG
- a CDS encoding biopolymer transporter ExbD, translated to MAQAATGRSHRVRHVPELDLLPVMNLFCVIIPFLLLSASFLEITVIEMCPTEGISASGAGTTSLARSEEQLLQPKVIITNEEMFLGTVFGTRHVSYVHMINHDGETVPTYDFDSLSEALKNLREELDEAFPTIPVNKIIILTVDNIRYENIIKTIDVCTEHEFDQPGLQVAAYSILQRQIAAGVAGGE
- a CDS encoding biopolymer transporter ExbD encodes the protein MSSPPTKRHVPLMLGYKKSKALLRGKDKKVRLNLTALIDMFTILVVFLLKSYSAEGQIVTLSDALTLPESRAEQTVELFLEIIVTNDAIVVDGDPIVYVDEAVLSEGNPIPVLVERLSDHLEYTRLIRGITDEKEMKVNIQGDVAVQAILLQRVMSSCAVAGYATQNLTVIKVEGEEE